One segment of Curtobacterium sp. MR_MD2014 DNA contains the following:
- a CDS encoding aldo/keto reductase, with the protein MQTRKLADLEVGSVGLGTMGMSAFYTGAGTDDDESIRTIHRAIDLGVTLFDTAEAYGPYTNEELLRRALGDRRDQVVIATKFGLYRHEAGEQTSTQQRGISSAPESVREALEGSLRRLGTDHIDLYYQHRVDPAVPIEDVVGQLAGFVQEGKIRHIGLSEASAATIRRAHAVHPITALQSEYSLWTRDPEGDVLDTLRELGIGLVPYSPLGRGFLTGAITKPSDLDEDDFRRQNPRFAEEAFAENMRIVDAVTAIADEVGAKPGQVALAWLLAQGDDVVPIPGTKRVSRLEENVGAADVTLSADQLARLSALPVPTGDRYPDMSSIGR; encoded by the coding sequence ATGCAGACACGCAAGCTCGCAGACCTCGAGGTCGGCTCCGTCGGCCTCGGCACCATGGGCATGAGCGCCTTCTACACGGGCGCCGGCACTGACGACGACGAGTCGATCCGCACGATCCACCGCGCGATCGACCTCGGCGTCACGCTCTTCGACACCGCCGAGGCCTACGGCCCGTACACGAACGAGGAGCTCCTCCGTCGTGCCCTCGGCGACCGCCGCGACCAGGTCGTGATCGCCACCAAGTTCGGCCTCTACCGGCACGAGGCCGGCGAGCAGACGTCCACGCAGCAGCGCGGCATCTCCAGCGCACCCGAGTCCGTCCGCGAGGCGCTCGAGGGCTCGCTCCGCCGCCTCGGCACCGACCACATCGACCTCTACTACCAGCACCGCGTCGACCCGGCCGTCCCGATCGAGGACGTGGTCGGACAGCTCGCCGGCTTCGTGCAGGAGGGCAAGATCCGCCACATCGGGCTCTCCGAGGCGAGCGCCGCCACGATCCGCAGGGCGCATGCCGTGCACCCGATCACCGCGCTCCAGAGCGAGTACTCGCTGTGGACGCGCGACCCGGAGGGCGACGTGCTCGACACCCTCCGCGAGCTCGGCATCGGTCTGGTGCCGTACTCGCCCCTCGGCCGCGGCTTCCTGACCGGCGCGATCACGAAGCCGTCCGACCTGGACGAGGACGACTTCCGCCGCCAGAACCCCCGCTTCGCGGAGGAGGCGTTCGCCGAGAACATGCGGATCGTCGACGCCGTCACGGCGATCGCCGACGAGGTCGGCGCGAAGCCCGGGCAGGTGGCGCTCGCCTGGCTCCTCGCGCAGGGCGACGACGTCGTGCCGATCCCCGGCACCAAGCGGGTCTCGCGGCTCGAGGAGAACGTGGGCGCCGCCGACGTGACGCTCTCCGCCGACCAGCTCGCGCGCCTGTCGGCGCTGCCCGTGCCGACCGGTGACCGGTACCCCGACATGTCGTCCATCGGTCGCTGA
- a CDS encoding hemolysin family protein, whose amino-acid sequence MDADTWIAFGLVILFVLVGGVFAAAEIALVSLRESQLQQLERRGSRGARVAALGRDPNRFLSAVQIGVTVAGFFSAAYGASSIAPDVAPLLSGLGLDQGAAEAVALVLMTLVIAYLSLVFGELVPKRLALQRAEGFSMAVAPTLDRFATAMRPVIWVLSKTTNGVVRLLGGDPDARSESMSTEELRGLVEDHDAIDAQGRRIARSALDAGDRILRESMRPWYDVSTIDASLSIADATDHAIEVGHTRYLVTEGSRDDVAGFVHLRDLLRPTDPTAPVSTLVRPVLALPGTKSLSSAIADMRTEGHQIALVVDEYGGSAGMVTLEALLEDLVGRIRDEYDPPAAESDGIDGATVLEDLAADGGPLLPDGDYETVGGLVQVHLDRVPEVGDVVETGEHRLEVTEMDGHRVARVRVTPRAADAATAAPAATEPVHAVPPVS is encoded by the coding sequence ATGGACGCCGACACCTGGATCGCCTTCGGGCTCGTCATCCTCTTCGTGCTCGTCGGCGGTGTCTTCGCCGCGGCGGAGATCGCCCTCGTCTCGCTCCGCGAGTCACAGCTGCAGCAGCTCGAGCGACGTGGCTCCCGCGGAGCCCGGGTCGCCGCGCTCGGGCGTGACCCGAACCGCTTCCTGTCCGCCGTGCAGATCGGCGTGACCGTCGCCGGGTTCTTCTCGGCCGCGTACGGTGCGTCGTCGATCGCGCCGGACGTCGCGCCGCTGCTGTCCGGCCTCGGACTCGACCAGGGGGCGGCCGAGGCCGTCGCCCTCGTCCTGATGACCCTGGTCATCGCCTACCTGTCGCTCGTGTTCGGCGAGCTCGTGCCGAAGCGCCTCGCCCTGCAGCGCGCCGAGGGCTTCTCGATGGCCGTCGCGCCGACGCTCGACCGGTTCGCGACCGCGATGCGCCCGGTGATCTGGGTGCTGTCGAAGACCACGAACGGCGTGGTCCGGCTGCTCGGTGGCGACCCGGACGCCCGCAGCGAGTCGATGAGCACGGAGGAGCTCCGCGGTCTGGTCGAGGACCACGACGCCATCGACGCGCAGGGCCGTCGCATCGCCCGCAGCGCCCTCGACGCCGGTGACCGGATCCTCCGCGAGTCGATGCGCCCCTGGTACGACGTCTCGACCATCGACGCCTCGCTCAGCATCGCGGACGCGACCGACCACGCCATCGAGGTCGGCCACACCCGGTACCTGGTCACCGAGGGCTCGCGGGACGACGTCGCGGGCTTCGTGCACCTCCGCGACCTGCTCCGCCCGACCGACCCGACGGCACCCGTCTCGACGCTCGTGCGCCCCGTGCTCGCGCTGCCGGGGACGAAGTCGCTGTCGAGTGCCATCGCGGACATGCGCACCGAGGGACACCAGATCGCGCTCGTGGTGGACGAGTACGGCGGCAGTGCGGGCATGGTCACGCTCGAGGCGCTGCTCGAGGACCTCGTCGGCCGCATCAGGGACGAGTACGACCCGCCGGCCGCCGAGTCCGACGGGATCGACGGTGCGACCGTGCTCGAGGACCTCGCGGCCGACGGCGGTCCGCTGCTGCCGGACGGCGACTACGAGACCGTCGGCGGGCTCGTGCAGGTGCACCTCGACCGCGTACCCGAGGTCGGTGACGTGGTCGAGACCGGCGAGCACCGCCTCGAGGTCACCGAGATGGACGGGCACCGGGTGGCGCGTGTGCGGGTCACTCCCCGAGCGGCGGACGCCGCCACGGCGGCGCCGGCGGCCACCGAGCCGGTGCACGCGGTCCCGCCCGTCTCCTAG
- a CDS encoding FBP domain-containing protein has protein sequence MLPISEKTIRSSFVNASRKEVTDLTLPTDLETLDWESLDFLGWRDPKTARRAYAVVPTLEGDLVGILFRQAEASPRARAQCSWCQDVKLPNDVVFYAAKRSGKAGRNGNTVGTLVCQDFQCSRNVRRPVPPAYEGYDVEAARVRRIEDLRLRIASFAADL, from the coding sequence GTGCTGCCCATCAGCGAGAAGACCATCCGTTCGTCCTTCGTCAACGCCTCCCGCAAGGAGGTCACCGACCTGACCCTGCCGACCGACCTCGAGACGCTGGACTGGGAGTCGCTCGACTTCCTCGGCTGGCGCGACCCGAAGACCGCGCGCCGCGCCTACGCCGTCGTCCCGACGCTCGAGGGCGACCTCGTCGGCATCCTGTTCCGGCAGGCCGAGGCGTCGCCGCGTGCACGGGCGCAGTGCTCGTGGTGCCAGGACGTCAAGCTGCCCAACGACGTCGTCTTCTACGCCGCCAAGCGCTCGGGGAAGGCCGGTCGGAACGGCAACACCGTCGGTACCCTCGTCTGCCAGGACTTCCAGTGCTCCCGCAACGTCCGACGCCCGGTGCCCCCGGCGTACGAGGGCTACGACGTCGAGGCCGCCCGGGTCCGCCGGATCGAGGACCTGCGGCTCCGGATCGCGTCCTTCGCCGCAGACCTCTGA
- a CDS encoding helix-turn-helix transcriptional regulator, with product MGIDVRNEIRDFLSSRRARLTPDEVGMPSFGGGVRRVPGLRRHEVAMLAGVSVDYYTRLERGSLKGVSDSVLEGLAGALQLDEDERTHLFDLARLANAGVKVMHRNVPTRVRPGVQRLLDAITGAPAWVRNERGDVVATNELGRALYAPMFAGPGRPMNTARFTFLDPAAREFFPDWAATAREAVAVLRAAAVANPCEPGLVTLVGELSTRSEEFRGWWAAHDVRVHRRGGKRIAHPVVGELQLDFEALELVADPGLTMFTYSAEPGSESERSLALLGTWAATERSERLAAVRAGEAELDD from the coding sequence ATGGGTATCGACGTGCGCAACGAGATCCGTGACTTCCTGTCCTCGCGGCGGGCGCGGCTCACCCCCGACGAGGTCGGCATGCCGTCGTTCGGGGGCGGCGTCCGCCGGGTGCCCGGTCTGCGTCGGCACGAGGTCGCGATGCTCGCCGGGGTGAGCGTCGACTACTACACGCGGCTCGAGCGCGGCTCGCTCAAGGGCGTCTCGGACAGCGTGCTCGAGGGACTCGCGGGCGCGCTGCAGCTCGACGAGGACGAACGGACGCACCTGTTCGACCTCGCCCGTCTGGCCAACGCCGGCGTCAAGGTGATGCACCGGAACGTACCGACGCGTGTCCGGCCGGGCGTGCAGCGCCTGCTCGACGCGATCACCGGCGCGCCCGCGTGGGTGCGGAACGAGCGCGGCGACGTCGTCGCGACGAACGAGCTCGGACGGGCCCTGTACGCGCCGATGTTCGCGGGCCCCGGGCGCCCCATGAACACCGCACGGTTCACGTTCCTCGACCCGGCCGCGCGCGAGTTCTTCCCCGACTGGGCGGCCACCGCGCGCGAGGCCGTCGCCGTCCTCCGCGCCGCGGCCGTCGCGAACCCCTGCGAGCCCGGTCTCGTGACGCTCGTCGGCGAGCTCTCCACACGGAGCGAGGAGTTCCGCGGCTGGTGGGCTGCCCACGACGTCCGGGTGCACCGACGGGGCGGCAAGCGCATCGCGCACCCCGTCGTCGGGGAGCTGCAGCTGGACTTCGAGGCGCTCGAGCTCGTCGCCGACCCGGGTCTGACGATGTTCACCTACTCGGCGGAGCCGGGCAGCGAGTCCGAGCGGTCGCTCGCGCTGCTCGGGACCTGGGCCGCGACGGAGCGGTCCGAGCGGCTCGCCGCCGTGCGTGCGGGCGAGGCCGAGCTGGACGACTGA
- a CDS encoding nucleobase:cation symporter-2 family protein has translation MTSTTPPRTTTGPDGVDTVPPLGRLLPLGLQHVLAMYAGAVAVPLIVGGALGFDRADLAFLISADLFVAGLATIVQSVGFWRFGVRLPLVQGVTFAAVGPMIAIGSAHGITAVYGATIACGVFMVLVAPWFSQLVRLFPPIVTGTVILIIGVSLTSVAAGWITDGGEDGAADPLDVAFAAGVLLAVVLVERFAPRGLARVSVLFGLVLGTVAALFVPGMVDGSGIGDAAWFAVVTPFHFGLPTFDLASIVSMLVVGLVIMTETTGDMVAVGEVVDRPVSRRTLADGLRADGLGTVLGGVFNTFPYTAFAQNVGLVALTGVRSRYVATAAGGMLVVLGLVPKVAAVVEAVPHAVLGGAGVALFGMVAASGIRTLSEVRFDNRNVLVVALPLAIALLPTVAPEIYGAFPTWFTLVFDSGISAGAIAAILLNLLLGSRGLRERYGADPAVGSYDAVRSTAPVATVGDGRS, from the coding sequence ATGACCAGCACGACACCACCACGCACGACCACCGGACCGGACGGGGTGGACACGGTCCCGCCGCTCGGTCGGCTCCTGCCGCTGGGCCTGCAGCACGTCCTGGCGATGTACGCCGGGGCGGTCGCCGTCCCGCTCATCGTCGGTGGGGCGCTCGGGTTCGACCGGGCCGACCTGGCCTTCCTGATCAGCGCCGACCTGTTCGTCGCCGGGCTGGCGACCATCGTGCAGTCCGTCGGCTTCTGGCGCTTCGGGGTCCGCCTGCCGCTCGTGCAGGGCGTGACCTTCGCCGCCGTCGGTCCGATGATCGCGATCGGCAGTGCGCACGGCATCACCGCGGTCTACGGGGCGACGATCGCCTGCGGGGTGTTCATGGTGCTCGTGGCGCCGTGGTTCTCGCAGCTCGTGCGGCTGTTCCCGCCGATCGTCACCGGCACCGTGATCCTGATCATCGGCGTCTCGCTCACGAGCGTCGCAGCCGGGTGGATCACCGACGGTGGGGAGGACGGCGCTGCCGATCCGCTCGACGTGGCCTTCGCGGCCGGCGTGCTGCTGGCCGTCGTGCTCGTCGAGCGCTTCGCGCCGCGCGGGCTCGCGCGGGTCTCGGTGCTGTTCGGGCTCGTCCTCGGCACCGTCGCGGCGCTGTTCGTCCCCGGCATGGTCGACGGGTCGGGGATCGGCGACGCCGCCTGGTTCGCCGTCGTCACGCCGTTCCACTTCGGGCTGCCGACGTTCGACCTCGCGTCGATCGTGTCGATGCTCGTCGTCGGGCTCGTCATCATGACCGAGACCACGGGCGACATGGTGGCCGTCGGCGAGGTCGTCGACCGTCCGGTGTCGCGCCGCACGCTGGCCGACGGACTGCGGGCCGACGGCCTCGGTACCGTGCTCGGCGGGGTCTTCAACACGTTCCCGTACACGGCGTTCGCGCAGAACGTCGGGCTGGTGGCCCTGACCGGGGTGCGCTCGCGGTACGTGGCGACGGCCGCCGGCGGCATGCTCGTCGTGCTCGGACTCGTGCCGAAGGTCGCAGCGGTCGTCGAGGCGGTGCCGCACGCGGTGCTCGGCGGTGCCGGGGTCGCCCTGTTCGGCATGGTCGCGGCGAGCGGCATCCGGACGCTCTCCGAGGTGCGGTTCGACAACCGGAACGTGCTCGTCGTGGCGCTGCCGCTCGCGATCGCGCTGCTGCCGACCGTCGCGCCGGAGATCTACGGGGCGTTCCCGACGTGGTTCACGCTCGTGTTCGACTCGGGCATCTCGGCCGGGGCGATCGCCGCGATCCTGCTCAACCTGCTGCTCGGGTCGCGCGGGCTGCGGGAGCGCTACGGCGCCGACCCCGCCGTGGGGTCGTACGACGCGGTGCGCTCGACGGCGCCGGTCGCGACGGTCGGCGACGGCCGGTCCTGA
- the uraH gene encoding hydroxyisourate hydrolase produces the protein MRATFGVPHLTTHVLDARTGTPAVGVALTLRTPEGEVLATGETDADGRAGLGPDVLPRGDLELRFDTGAHHRVAGVPTFHPYVVVAFTVTGTDHLHVPLLLSPFAHSTYRGS, from the coding sequence ATCCGAGCGACCTTCGGCGTCCCGCACCTGACCACGCACGTGCTCGACGCCCGCACCGGCACCCCGGCCGTCGGTGTCGCGCTGACACTGCGCACCCCCGAGGGCGAGGTCCTGGCCACGGGGGAGACGGACGCGGACGGGCGCGCGGGGCTCGGGCCGGACGTGCTGCCCCGTGGGGACCTGGAGCTGCGGTTCGACACCGGCGCCCACCACCGCGTCGCCGGGGTCCCGACGTTCCACCCGTACGTCGTCGTCGCGTTCACGGTGACCGGGACCGACCACCTGCACGTGCCGCTGCTGCTCAGCCCCTTCGCCCACAGCACCTACCGCGGCAGCTGA
- a CDS encoding M23 family metallopeptidase, translating into MTTTHDTDQQQPETPVVHLSRRAALEAERAAAGKAARRTRAPRPSRSDAARTVATVSPAPAPGRTPESSAAPAPAPHTVPVAARSGRRTTEARATTEHVDARITRVVRRRSAALPVAATPSARATRPSRSHRASRITLTSAAAALAMFAASAMPAHASAGTSSATSTLAPQVRTQDYAVTQAVTAAALDRDDFTVGGGQQVVVAGDGGAEGAVSYGGEVRSPFPGPVRMSSGFGYRSAPCAACSSLHQGLDFNPGMGAPIGAVAAGTVRVSGTYFSYGTTVIIDHVIEGRRVSTLYGHMIPGSSPLRAGDTVEAGQFIGSVGSSGVSTGAHLHLEVLMDGVTPIDPEAWLEARIGRSLTI; encoded by the coding sequence ATGACGACGACACACGACACCGACCAGCAGCAGCCGGAGACCCCGGTCGTGCACCTGTCCCGTCGCGCTGCCCTCGAGGCCGAGCGCGCAGCGGCCGGCAAGGCAGCGCGTCGCACCCGCGCTCCCCGCCCGTCCCGCTCGGACGCGGCCCGGACGGTCGCGACCGTCTCCCCCGCACCGGCACCCGGACGCACGCCCGAGTCGTCGGCCGCTCCGGCTCCGGCTCCGCACACCGTCCCGGTCGCTGCGCGGTCGGGACGTCGCACGACCGAGGCCCGTGCCACCACCGAGCACGTCGACGCGCGGATCACCCGGGTCGTCCGTCGACGGAGTGCCGCGCTGCCGGTCGCCGCGACGCCCTCGGCACGTGCAACGCGCCCGTCCCGCTCGCACCGAGCGAGCCGCATCACGCTGACCAGCGCCGCTGCCGCACTCGCGATGTTCGCCGCGTCCGCGATGCCCGCCCACGCCAGTGCCGGCACCTCGTCAGCGACGTCCACGCTCGCGCCGCAGGTCCGCACCCAGGACTACGCGGTCACCCAGGCGGTCACGGCGGCCGCCCTCGACCGCGACGACTTCACGGTCGGCGGCGGGCAGCAGGTCGTCGTCGCCGGTGACGGCGGCGCCGAGGGCGCGGTGTCGTACGGCGGCGAGGTCCGCTCGCCGTTCCCCGGCCCGGTGCGCATGAGCTCCGGGTTCGGGTACCGCTCCGCTCCGTGCGCCGCGTGCTCCTCGCTCCACCAGGGTCTCGACTTCAACCCGGGCATGGGCGCCCCGATCGGCGCCGTCGCCGCCGGCACCGTCCGCGTCTCGGGCACGTACTTCTCGTACGGCACGACGGTGATCATCGACCACGTGATCGAGGGCCGCCGGGTCTCGACCCTGTACGGGCACATGATCCCCGGGTCGTCGCCGCTGCGGGCCGGCGACACCGTCGAGGCCGGCCAGTTCATCGGCAGCGTCGGCTCCTCCGGCGTCTCGACGGGTGCACACCTCCACCTCGAGGTCCTGATGGACGGTGTCACGCCGATCGACCCCGAGGCCTGGCTCGAGGCCCGCATCGGCCGCTCGCTCACGATCTGA